In Deltaproteobacteria bacterium, one genomic interval encodes:
- a CDS encoding YraN family protein yields MKDLARIRTGKKGEDLAVVHLQQLGYRILERNYRCPLGEIDIVAKDKDTIVFVEVKSRRTEEFGDPELAVGKTKQRKMTLVSLYYLAQKKDSPVQARFDVVAVKMLRDRTEVKLIQDAFELAAV; encoded by the coding sequence TTGAAGGATTTGGCGAGGATCAGGACCGGGAAAAAGGGAGAGGATCTTGCCGTCGTTCATTTGCAGCAGCTTGGTTACCGCATTCTGGAACGTAATTATCGCTGCCCGTTAGGCGAGATAGATATTGTGGCCAAGGACAAAGATACCATTGTCTTTGTGGAGGTCAAGAGCAGGAGAACGGAGGAGTTTGGCGACCCGGAACTGGCCGTGGGCAAGACTAAACAGAGGAAAATGACCCTGGTTTCACTTTACTATCTGGCCCAGAAAAAAGATTCCCCGGTGCAGGCCCGTTTCGATGTGGTGGCGGTAAAAATGTTACGCGACCGTACGGAAGTGAAACTGATTCAAGATGCCTTTGAACTGGCGGCTGTTTAA
- a CDS encoding 4-hydroxybutyryl-CoA dehydratase, protein MGLKTKEEYIESIRALKPTAYMFGERITNVVDNPRIRAGIESTAATYEMAMKEENKELFITTSPLINEPVSRFTLPPASIEDLVARVKVNRKMANYVGTCHQRCTGLDCLSTLAIVTYDIDKKYGTPYNKNFIEFLKYMQKNDLTGNAGVTDVKGDRSLNPNEQVDKDMFLHVVEKRDDGIIVRGAKAHQTGSLSSHEIIVLPTRAMTKADADYSIAFAIPSDTKGLIHVVGRSTLDMRELEGCDIGNIYYSKYCPTLIFDNVFVPWNRVFLCGETEFAAEMVIKFSSFHRQSHGGCKSGKIDCMIGAALTMMDYNGTVKAGHLKQKVIDMIHRAETLYGCCLASSYEGKKQPSGHYFIDTVLANASKIHEGKELAEAIRLMIDACGGYVADLPSDRDFANPEIGELLKKYMKGVDSVPVENRIRMYRLAEKLALESADTISDIHGGGSPEAHRVTIFRESDTESKKKMAKRLAGIKN, encoded by the coding sequence ATGGGGCTTAAGACAAAAGAAGAATATATCGAATCTATCCGGGCACTCAAACCAACCGCCTATATGTTTGGAGAACGTATCACCAACGTAGTTGATAACCCTCGTATCCGCGCCGGGATTGAGTCAACAGCAGCCACCTATGAGATGGCCATGAAGGAAGAAAACAAAGAGCTCTTCATCACCACAAGCCCTCTCATCAACGAGCCGGTGAGCCGTTTTACCCTGCCACCCGCGAGTATCGAAGACCTCGTCGCGCGCGTCAAGGTGAACCGCAAGATGGCCAACTACGTCGGAACATGCCACCAGCGCTGCACGGGGCTTGACTGCCTCTCCACGCTCGCTATCGTGACCTACGACATTGATAAGAAATATGGTACGCCATACAATAAAAATTTTATAGAATTCCTGAAGTACATGCAGAAGAACGACCTCACCGGGAATGCCGGCGTTACCGACGTGAAGGGTGATCGCTCCCTCAACCCGAATGAGCAGGTTGACAAGGACATGTTCCTCCACGTCGTCGAAAAACGTGATGACGGCATCATCGTGCGCGGGGCCAAGGCGCATCAGACTGGTTCTCTTTCATCCCACGAGATCATAGTGCTTCCCACACGGGCAATGACCAAGGCGGATGCAGACTACTCCATCGCCTTCGCCATCCCTTCCGATACAAAGGGACTGATACACGTTGTCGGCAGATCCACCCTCGATATGCGTGAACTCGAAGGCTGTGATATCGGTAACATATACTATTCCAAATACTGCCCCACCCTCATCTTCGATAACGTATTCGTCCCCTGGAATCGCGTCTTCCTGTGCGGAGAGACCGAATTTGCCGCTGAGATGGTCATAAAATTCTCCTCTTTCCACCGGCAGAGCCACGGTGGCTGCAAGTCCGGCAAAATAGACTGTATGATCGGGGCAGCCCTCACTATGATGGACTACAACGGAACGGTCAAGGCCGGTCACCTCAAACAAAAGGTCATCGACATGATCCACAGGGCCGAGACGCTCTATGGTTGCTGTCTCGCCTCTTCCTATGAAGGCAAGAAACAGCCCTCAGGCCACTATTTCATAGACACGGTCCTCGCCAACGCCTCCAAAATTCACGAAGGCAAAGAACTTGCCGAGGCCATACGGCTGATGATTGACGCATGCGGCGGTTATGTCGCGGATTTACCCTCTGACAGAGATTTCGCGAACCCTGAGATAGGTGAACTGCTCAAGAAATACATGAAGGGTGTAGACTCTGTCCCTGTCGAGAATCGCATCAGGATGTACCGGTTGGCCGAAAAGCTTGCCCTTGAAAGCGCCGACACCATCTCGGATATACATGGTGGCGGCTCCCCTGAGGCACACAGGGTGACCATTTTCCGGGAAAGCGACACGGAGAGCAAGAAAAAAATGGCCAAAAGACTGGCAGGAATCAAAAATTAA
- a CDS encoding GntR family transcriptional regulator: MIKDKIKKEQKDSSQIAYKGIRHMLYNKELVPGQRIAYRDLAERLDLSPTPIIQALKWLELQGFVQHEPNRGYIMAPFSLKEVEELYEIRELIEPSLVPTAIEKIDKVGLNKLKAALEAHLSAEREFYLKERLFKNREFHMTLASLSGKTTQIRILQNVFDMLFLKYGGNYFPIASLSSSDQAHQEVYDAVALRSLERAQSVLKNHLTNVKIQVMSSIKKMLAEQERTDL, translated from the coding sequence ATGATCAAAGATAAAATTAAAAAAGAACAGAAAGATAGCAGCCAGATCGCCTATAAGGGCATCAGGCACATGCTTTACAACAAGGAACTTGTGCCGGGCCAGAGGATAGCCTACAGAGACCTCGCCGAAAGGCTTGATTTGAGCCCTACCCCGATCATCCAAGCACTTAAATGGCTTGAATTACAGGGGTTTGTCCAGCATGAACCGAACCGTGGTTACATCATGGCGCCCTTCAGCCTTAAAGAGGTAGAGGAGCTTTACGAGATCAGGGAACTTATTGAACCTTCTCTCGTCCCCACCGCTATCGAGAAGATTGATAAAGTGGGTCTCAACAAACTCAAGGCGGCGCTTGAGGCCCATCTCTCCGCGGAAAGGGAATTCTATCTAAAAGAAAGGCTCTTCAAAAACAGGGAATTCCATATGACCCTGGCCTCTCTTTCCGGTAAAACCACACAGATACGCATTCTGCAAAACGTCTTTGATATGCTGTTTCTCAAATACGGCGGCAATTACTTTCCCATAGCGTCACTCTCATCCTCCGATCAGGCTCACCAGGAGGTATATGATGCCGTCGCGCTGCGCAGCCTCGAAAGGGCACAGTCAGTGCTCAAGAACCATCTTACCAACGTGAAAATCCAGGTCATGTCCAGCATCAAAAAGATGCTTGCGGAGCAGGAACGGACTGATCTCTAA
- a CDS encoding succinate--CoA ligase subunit beta has translation MRLHEYEALDIFEHNGIPVPRRAVVSTMHEALRVAGEIGYPVILKAQVLVGGRGLAGGIKTASSPEELKEVAESLLASDIKGLPVLKLLVCEKVEIAKELYLGITVDGYSGQPVILVSTEGGMLIEETARTSPEKIASIHIDPSFGFYPYKARALLRMLGLKQQLITSWTDVIGQLFKVATHYEALICEINPLVILPNGGLIAVDAVLEVDDSAVSRARFPLPDRIERIEHPLERRGREIGITYVDLDGDIGLISSGAGLGMASTDIIGDKMKPANFLETGGGITADLLYKCMELIMMKPGLRAIFINVYGGINPIHEGAKGVVRYIKEHNVKIPVVAKALGNRQEETWDILRSAGVHVVTEAATEKAVERIYELVGRG, from the coding sequence ATGAGACTTCATGAATACGAGGCTTTAGATATTTTTGAGCACAACGGCATCCCCGTTCCGCGCCGCGCGGTCGTCTCCACAATGCACGAAGCCCTTCGTGTGGCTGGTGAGATAGGATACCCCGTTATTCTGAAGGCGCAGGTCCTTGTCGGGGGCCGTGGCCTGGCAGGCGGCATCAAGACCGCATCCTCACCGGAAGAATTAAAAGAGGTAGCCGAGTCCCTGCTTGCCTCTGATATCAAGGGGCTGCCAGTCCTCAAGCTTCTCGTCTGCGAGAAGGTGGAGATCGCCAAGGAACTCTATCTCGGCATTACTGTAGACGGATATTCAGGCCAGCCGGTTATCCTGGTGAGCACTGAGGGCGGTATGCTCATCGAAGAGACGGCGAGGACTTCGCCGGAGAAGATCGCCTCAATCCATATTGACCCATCTTTCGGGTTTTACCCCTATAAGGCCCGCGCCCTCTTGAGGATGCTCGGCCTGAAACAACAGCTCATCACCTCCTGGACAGATGTAATCGGCCAGTTATTCAAAGTTGCAACGCACTACGAGGCCCTGATCTGCGAGATAAATCCCCTTGTCATTCTACCTAACGGCGGACTGATCGCCGTTGACGCCGTATTGGAAGTAGACGATTCGGCCGTATCAAGGGCGCGTTTTCCCCTGCCTGACCGGATCGAAAGGATCGAGCACCCGCTCGAGCGCAGGGGCAGGGAAATAGGCATCACATACGTTGACCTCGATGGGGATATCGGACTTATCTCCTCGGGCGCCGGTCTCGGCATGGCCTCCACGGACATCATCGGCGACAAGATGAAACCTGCCAACTTCCTCGAAACGGGGGGGGGGATTACCGCCGACCTGCTCTATAAATGCATGGAACTTATCATGATGAAACCTGGGTTGAGGGCTATATTTATAAACGTGTACGGAGGCATCAATCCTATCCACGAAGGAGCCAAAGGTGTGGTGCGTTACATAAAGGAGCATAACGTGAAAATACCCGTCGTTGCCAAAGCCCTCGGAAACCGCCAGGAGGAGACATGGGATATCTTGCGTTCCGCCGG